The Paenibacillus sp. MBLB1832 genome has a window encoding:
- a CDS encoding DUF951 domain-containing protein: MEKKEYQLGDVVQMKKPHPCGTNEMEIIRMGMDIRIKCVGCKHSVLVPRTKFESKLKKILRSNASIDVAGEEAT, encoded by the coding sequence ATGGAGAAGAAAGAGTACCAGCTTGGCGACGTTGTGCAAATGAAAAAGCCCCATCCCTGCGGCACGAATGAAATGGAAATTATTCGAATGGGGATGGACATTCGGATTAAATGCGTGGGATGCAAACACAGCGTCTTGGTGCCAAGAACCAAGTTCGAGAGTAAGCTGAAAAAAATATTGCGCAGCAACGCGTCCATTGATGTGGCGGGGGAAGAGGCTACCTAG